The Methanoculleus marisnigri JR1 genome window below encodes:
- a CDS encoding universal stress protein → MFKSVLVAVDGSEIGHRALEEALAVARAMEASVHAVHVVQTATYPSLTLNQLEPPDIAQQALLDALDREADEILADVEQEAAAIGVPLTVHKRWGHPGAEIIALARELGADLTVVGSHGKGRLGRFFLGSTSSYAVDHAASTVMVVRGEPDAS, encoded by the coding sequence ATGTTCAAATCAGTTCTCGTGGCGGTCGACGGATCGGAGATCGGTCACCGGGCGCTCGAAGAGGCCCTGGCCGTCGCCCGCGCCATGGAGGCCTCCGTGCATGCCGTACACGTCGTCCAGACCGCCACGTATCCCTCGCTGACCCTCAACCAGCTCGAACCTCCCGATATCGCCCAGCAGGCGCTTCTCGATGCGCTCGACCGGGAGGCCGACGAGATCCTCGCCGACGTGGAGCAAGAGGCTGCCGCCATCGGTGTCCCGCTCACCGTCCACAAACGCTGGGGACACCCGGGAGCGGAGATCATCGCGCTGGCGCGGGAACTCGGCGCCGACCTGACCGTGGTCGGGTCGCACGGCAAGGGCCGGCTCGGCCGCTTCTTCCTCGGGAGCACCAGTTCCTACGCCGTCGACCACGCGGCGTCAACGGTCATGGTCGTCAGGGGCGAACCCGACGCATCCTGA
- a CDS encoding type IV pilin gives MRRIAKGETALSDTHGVFLMVAVTVILAAILLLLLLSMFPTGSWDEPPQPSIIITEISHVNTGAGALTYASRVTLKNNGSTTYENDCLRAVFYVNGYRACIVHTLNGHLLIPSHHYGVKTLSGEGCCTPFWNPGETMTADLTDGTFYPGAEVTLQVVDKRSGKVISKHTVRA, from the coding sequence GTGAGGCGGATCGCTAAGGGCGAGACCGCTCTTTCGGACACGCACGGCGTGTTCCTGATGGTTGCGGTCACCGTCATTCTCGCCGCTATTCTCCTGTTATTGCTGCTTTCGATGTTCCCCACCGGTTCGTGGGACGAACCGCCGCAGCCATCGATCATCATCACCGAGATCTCCCACGTCAACACAGGTGCCGGAGCACTGACGTATGCGAGCAGGGTCACCCTCAAGAACAACGGGAGCACGACATACGAGAACGATTGCCTGAGGGCGGTCTTCTACGTGAACGGCTACAGGGCCTGCATCGTCCATACCTTGAACGGCCATCTCCTCATCCCGTCGCACCACTACGGGGTAAAGACTCTCAGCGGCGAGGGCTGCTGCACCCCCTTCTGGAACCCGGGCGAGACGATGACGGCGGATCTCACCGACGGAACCTTCTACCCGGGCGCAGAGGTCACTCTGCAGGTGGTGGATAAACGTAGCGGGAAGGTGATCTCGAAACACACGGTGCGGGCCTGA
- a CDS encoding aldolase → MLDREFERIGKRLFMEGLVGANFGNMSVRGEGGFNITRSGAYLDAREMPVFVPDAGDAPREASSEYRVHRAVYRETPHSTIVHAHPVHTVAASLDTDLVRPADSEGGVLCPEIPVVTGDPGTDEIAENVARALRDGHIVIVRGHGTFAAGKTLDEAYIYTSIAEYACRILFLSGRLRGVL, encoded by the coding sequence ATGCTGGATCGGGAGTTCGAACGGATTGGAAAGAGGCTCTTTATGGAAGGGCTCGTCGGAGCGAATTTCGGGAACATGAGCGTTCGGGGCGAGGGCGGCTTTAACATCACCCGGTCCGGCGCGTACCTCGACGCGAGGGAGATGCCGGTCTTCGTGCCGGATGCGGGCGACGCCCCGCGCGAGGCCTCGAGCGAGTACCGGGTCCACCGGGCGGTCTACCGGGAGACGCCCCACTCTACGATCGTCCACGCCCACCCGGTCCACACCGTCGCCGCCTCGCTCGATACCGACCTCGTCCGGCCGGCCGACAGCGAGGGAGGGGTGCTCTGCCCCGAGATCCCGGTCGTCACCGGGGATCCGGGGACCGACGAGATCGCAGAGAACGTCGCCCGGGCGCTCCGGGACGGCCATATCGTCATCGTCCGGGGGCACGGGACGTTTGCCGCCGGAAAAACGCTCGACGAGGCGTACATCTACACCTCGATCGCCGAGTACGCCTGCCGGATCCTCTTCTTATCGGGGAGGCTTCGGGGGGTTCTGTAA
- the aglJ gene encoding S-layer glycoprotein N-glycosyltransferase AglJ codes for MSVERDEVCIFIPTLNEAPTIGELVEGFRQRGFLHILVMDGNSTDGTPDIARAAGAVVRSQTGKGKGNAIIEAVDIIDQPYVLMLDGDGTYSPDDAEKMLEPLGRGFDHVIGDRLVNPEAGAFTRLNLLGNQLLNVMFRIAHGKALSDILSGYRAFTLQSIRQMTLKEAGFEIETEMAVEAVRNGQRVTVVPVRYLARPGTVTKLNPFQDGLRIFSTIYRLAKMNNPIFYFGIIGLFISLLGGAIGVYVVLEWLKNIEHLPLTILTVLLITMGFQIFMFGVISDMLLGFHRETTRQIEQLQNPPKPPR; via the coding sequence ATGAGCGTCGAGCGAGATGAGGTCTGTATCTTCATCCCAACGTTAAACGAGGCCCCGACGATCGGTGAACTGGTCGAGGGGTTCCGGCAGCGCGGTTTTCTCCACATCCTTGTCATGGACGGGAACAGTACCGACGGGACGCCCGATATCGCGCGGGCCGCGGGAGCGGTCGTCCGGAGCCAGACGGGGAAGGGAAAGGGCAACGCCATCATCGAGGCCGTGGATATCATCGACCAGCCCTACGTGCTCATGCTCGACGGCGACGGCACCTACTCGCCGGACGACGCGGAGAAGATGCTCGAACCCCTCGGCCGGGGATTCGATCACGTCATCGGCGATCGCCTCGTCAATCCCGAGGCGGGAGCGTTCACGCGGTTGAACCTCCTCGGCAACCAGCTCCTCAACGTGATGTTTCGGATAGCGCACGGAAAAGCCCTCAGCGATATCCTCTCCGGCTACCGCGCCTTCACTCTCCAGTCGATCCGGCAGATGACGCTTAAAGAGGCGGGGTTCGAGATCGAGACGGAGATGGCGGTCGAGGCGGTGAGGAACGGACAGCGGGTCACGGTCGTCCCGGTCCGGTACCTGGCGAGGCCCGGGACCGTCACGAAACTAAACCCGTTCCAGGACGGCCTCAGAATCTTCTCGACTATATACCGGCTCGCGAAGATGAACAACCCGATCTTTTACTTCGGGATCATCGGTCTCTTCATATCGCTTCTGGGGGGCGCCATCGGCGTCTACGTCGTCCTCGAGTGGCTCAAGAACATCGAGCACCTGCCGCTCACCATCCTCACGGTCCTTTTGATCACGATGGGTTTTCAGATCTTCATGTTCGGCGTGATCAGCGACATGCTGCTCGGGTTTCACCGCGAGACAACCCGCCAGATCGAGCAGTTACAGAACCCCCCGAAGCCTCCCCGATAA
- a CDS encoding endonuclease dU, which yields MHVAKSGLRALGIAESYSGREESTLAGVVMRKDLRIDGAAFARVTVGGSDATDAVVRLFTRLARRDINLLMIGGSVIAWYNIIDPAAVHAATGLPVIVATYEESEGLDEDIRRHFPGDVKRLAAYRRLGARLPVRLRSGYTLFVRSCGISPEDAARLCNDFTYEGRVPEPIRVARLVARGVVRSSGCVGFAPDDHDR from the coding sequence ATGCACGTAGCCAAATCGGGGCTCCGTGCTCTCGGTATCGCCGAGAGTTATTCAGGGCGGGAGGAGTCCACCCTTGCCGGCGTCGTCATGCGAAAGGACCTCCGGATCGACGGAGCGGCCTTCGCCCGGGTGACCGTCGGCGGATCGGATGCCACCGATGCGGTCGTCCGGCTCTTCACCCGTCTCGCCCGGCGGGACATCAACCTCCTGATGATCGGCGGGAGCGTCATCGCCTGGTATAACATCATCGACCCGGCGGCGGTGCATGCCGCGACCGGTCTTCCCGTCATCGTCGCCACCTACGAGGAGTCGGAGGGGCTCGACGAGGATATCCGACGCCACTTCCCGGGCGACGTCAAGAGGCTCGCGGCATACCGGAGGCTCGGCGCCCGGCTCCCCGTCCGGCTGCGGTCGGGGTATACGCTTTTTGTCCGCTCATGCGGCATCTCCCCGGAAGACGCCGCACGGCTCTGCAACGACTTCACATACGAAGGAAGGGTGCCCGAACCCATCCGGGTGGCGCGGCTCGTCGCCCGCGGCGTCGTCCGGTCGTCAGGATGCGTCGGGTTCGCCCCTGACGACCATGACCGTTGA